The genomic DNA ATCCAGCTTGTGCGCGAATTTCGGGTTGGCCTCCCGGTCCGGCAGGTCGCCGCCGGCGGGCACGTAGAAATTGTGGAGCTCGACCGCGCCGCCCTCGGCCTCCACATCCACGCCGAGATGCCGGCAGTCGTCGCGCGAGCACCAGTTCGGCTCGCCCTCCCGCAGCCGCAGGGGGCGGCGCGACAGCACCGCCACGCCGTTGTAGCCCTTCATGCCGCGGATCAGCCGGTGGCCGAAGCCCAGCGCCTCCACCGCCTCATGCGGGAAATGCTCGTCGGGCGACTTCGTCTCCTGCAGGCAGAGCACGTCCGGCTCCAGCGCATCGACGAGGTGACTCAGCAGCGGCGCCCGCAGGCGCACGCTGTTGATGTTCCAGGTGACGATCCTCAAGGCAGAATCAGTGCTCTCTGCTCAGACGATGACCGCGCGCACCGTGCCGACGCCCTCGATCGAGCCCTCCAGCACATCGCCCTTCGCCACCGCCGCCACGCCCTCGGGCGTGCCCGTCATGATCAGGTCGCCGGGGGCGAGCTCCACCAGCCGCGACAGGTTGGCGATGACCTCCGGCACCGACCAGATCATCTGGCCGAGATCGGAGACCTGCCGCGTCTGCCCGTTCACCTTCAGCTCGATGCGCCCGCGCCCGGGGTCGATCCCCTGCGCCGGCACCAGCTCGCCCATCGGCGCGGAGTGGTCGAAGCCCTTGCCCATGTCCCAGGGCCGGCCGGTTTTCTTGGCGGCGTTCTGCAGGTCGCGCCGGGTCATATCCAGCCCCGCGCAATAGCCCCAGACATGCGTCAGCGCATCGCTCTCGGCGATGTCGCGGCCGCCCGTGCCGATCGCCACCACCAGCTCCATCTCGTGGTGCAGGTCCCTGGTCGCGGGCGGGTAGGGCATGTCCGCGCCGCCCACTAGCACTGCATCGGCGGGCTTGGTGAAGTAGAAGGGCGGCTCGCGATCGGGGTCGGACCCCATCTCCCTTGCGTGTTCCGCATAGTTCCGGCCGACGCAGAAGATCCGGCGCACCGGGAAGGACCCGCCGCCACGGACCGGAAGGCTGGCCTGGGCAGGTGGGGCAATGACGAAATCGGACATCGGCGAGCGGGCTCCTGCGAGAGCGGAGGATCGGGAAGGCGCCAGCTTAGAGCAGATCGTCGGAGGGCGGCATCGCCCGGACGCATGAATCTGATCTCCCGCACACGAACCAGAGGGGCGCCCGCGAGGAGTGCATGGGAAGCAGCAGCGCTCCGGAGTTGCTCCCCGGCCTGACGGAAGCCGTCGTCCGGACATGCTGAAGCATCCCGCCTTTGCAGGATGGCCTGTACCACGAGGGGAGAGAGTGGCGCCCGGCCAAGGGGGGGAGGCCGGGCGCCGTTACTCTGACAACTTCCGATCGGAGTCTTGGTCGGGCGAGCCGGTAGGGGGAACCAGCTGCCGCTGGCGCGAGTAGGTGCCAGCAGCCACACTCTAGCGCCTTTCAGGGCATGAATGCAAAAGGAGTTTCTGACTCACGCGTCCCCCGCAGGGCTCGCGTTCCGTCACGCGCCGCATCATCCCCTCCGGTAACGCCCGCCGGGTGACCTTGCGAGCTTCCCCTGGACTTCCGGGGGAGCACAAGGCTGTCACTCCGCCGCCAGCAACTGCCCCCGCGACTCACGCT from Roseomonas gilardii includes the following:
- a CDS encoding fumarylacetoacetate hydrolase family protein, whose protein sequence is MSDFVIAPPAQASLPVRGGGSFPVRRIFCVGRNYAEHAREMGSDPDREPPFYFTKPADAVLVGGADMPYPPATRDLHHEMELVVAIGTGGRDIAESDALTHVWGYCAGLDMTRRDLQNAAKKTGRPWDMGKGFDHSAPMGELVPAQGIDPGRGRIELKVNGQTRQVSDLGQMIWSVPEVIANLSRLVELAPGDLIMTGTPEGVAAVAKGDVLEGSIEGVGTVRAVIV